Proteins encoded together in one Ipomoea triloba cultivar NCNSP0323 chromosome 4, ASM357664v1 window:
- the LOC116015821 gene encoding galactolipase DONGLE, chloroplastic has translation MATATATAAPSLHASPSAPPANDIISRNYNSNNNNNNVNSYVDRGSGRRRLSEVWREVHGSNNWEGLMDPLDPNLRLEIIRYGEFVTACYKAFDLDPNSSRYLHCKYGKASMLREVGLGGSGYEVTKYIYALPDIGISLSGGGGADVARWIGYVAVCTDEEEVKRLGRRDVLVTFRGTVTHSEWIANLMSSLTPAKLNPFEPADDVKVQAGFLSLYTSSSQAESRLGLGSCRQQLLSEISRIINEYKGEELSITLAGHSMGSSLATLLAYDITELGMNGEIPVTVFSFAGPRVGNSGFKDRCEGLGVRVLRIVNVNDPITKLPGVFFNENFRVFGMERLSCYVHVGVELLLDFFKVHDPSCVHDLESHINLLRCPKTLGLFRRRDGGDFDFVRLAKEMFRSGEKNIAGFQWEWTKAALWLYLLLTVINLDSYTLLNM, from the coding sequence AtggccaccgccaccgccacggCGGCGCCTTCATTACATGCTTCTCCTTCTGCTCCACCCGCAAACGATATTATCTCCAGAAATTAtaatagcaataataataataataatgttaacagTTATGTTGACAGAGGTTCTGGTCGTCGTAGGTTGTCAGAGGTTTGGAGAGAGGTCCATGGATCAAACAACTGGGAAGGTTTAATGGACCCTCTGGACCCGAATCTCCGGCTAGAGATCATCCGGTACGGCGAGTTTGTCACGGCGTGTTACAAAGCCTTCGATCTCGACCCGAATTCGAGCCGCTACTTGCATTGCAAGTACGGAAAGGCGAGTATGTTAAGGGAGGTGGGTCTGGGCGGGTCCGGGTACGAGGTTACTAAGTACATCTACGCTCTCCCCGACATCGGCATTAGCTtatccggcggcggcggcgcggaTGTGGCGCGGTGGATCGGCTACGTGGCTGTGTGTACGGACGAGGAGGAGGTGAAGCGACTCGGCCGCCGGGACGTGCTCGTCACGTTCCGGGGAACGGTGACGCATTCCGAGTGGATAGCCAATTTAATGAGCTCTCTAACTCCGGCTAAGCTCAACCCGTTTGAGCCAGCCGACGACGTGAAAGTCCAAGCCGGGTTTCTCAGCCTGTACACGTCATCCAGCCAAGCGGAGTCGCGGTTGGGGTTAGGTAGTTGCCGACAGCAACTGCTTTCGGAGATTTCGAGGATAATAAATGAGTACAAAGGAGAGGAGCTTAGTATAACTCTCGCCGGCCATAGTATGGGGAGCTCATTAGCCACGCTTTTAGCGTACGACATAACGGAGCTCGGGATGAACGGCGAGATCCCCGTGACGGTGTTTTCGTTTGCGGGGCCCAGGGTGGGGAATTCCGGGTTTAAAGACCGGTGTGAAGGGTTGGGGGTTAGGGTTTTGAGGATCGTAAATGTGAACGACCCTATAACTAAGCTCCCCGGGGTTTTCTTCAACGAGAATTTTAGGGTCTTTGGGATGGAGAGATTGTCTTGTTATGTCCATGTTGGGGTGGAGCTTTTGTTGGATTTTTTCAAGGTGCATGATCCGTCCTGTGTGCATGACCTAGAGTCTCATATCAACTTGCTTAGATGTCCCAAGACGTTAGGTTTGTTCCGCCGGAGAGACGGCGGCGATTTCGATTTCGTCCGGCTGGCCAAGGAGATGTTCCGTTCCGGGGAGAAAAACATCGCCGGATTCCAATGGGAATGGACCAAAGCAGCTCTTTGGCTTTACCTACTTTTGACTGTCATTAACCTAGACTCTTACACTCTACTTAACATGTAA